One Primulina tabacum isolate GXHZ01 chromosome 10, ASM2559414v2, whole genome shotgun sequence DNA segment encodes these proteins:
- the LOC142504808 gene encoding bifunctional purple acid phosphatase 26-like: protein MRSMLVPLLLSTFVLYSFISNANAGVTSAFVRNEWPSVDIPLDNEVFAVPKGYNAPQQVHITQGDYDGKAVIISWMTTDEPGPNTVRYGLSEGKYEFTADGTVQNYTFYSYKSGYIHQCLVDGLQYSTKYYYEIGSGDSSRRFWFQTPPDIDPDASYKFGIIGDLGQTYNSLSTIEHCGQTDAHAILFVGDLSYADRYDYNDVGIRWDSWGRFVERSAAYRPWIWSAGNHEIEYFPHLREVIPFRNYLHRYPTPYVASESSSPLWYAVRRASAHVIVLSSYSPFVKYTPQWTWLAQELKHVDREKTPWLIVLMHAPIYNSNAAHFMEGESMRIVFESWFCHYKVDVVFAGHVHAYERSYRISNIQYNVSTGASYPVPDKSAPVYITVGDGGNQEGLALRFRDPQPDYSAFREASYGHSTLEIKNRTHALYHWNRNDDGKRVPTDSFVLHNQYWGDNHRRRKLKKNYLHSIISIMAHSQ from the exons ATGAGGTCGATGTTGGTGCCTCTTCTGCTCTCGACTTTTGTTTTGTACAGCTTCATAAGCAATGCAAATGCTGGTGTGACTAGTGCCTTTGTTCGTAATGAGTGGCCATCAGTTGATATTCCTTTGGACAATGAAGTTTTTGCAGTGCCTAAAGGTTACAATGCTCCACAGCAG GTGCACATTACACAAGGTGATTATGATGGAAAGGCTGTCATAATCTCATGGATGACAACTGACGAGCCAGGGCCCAACACAGTTCGATATGGATTATCAGAGGGAAAATATGAATTCACAGCAGATGGAACAGTTCAAAACTATACCTTTTATAGTTATAAATCTGGATATATTCATCAGTGTCTAGTTGATGGTCTTCAG TACTCTACAAAGTATTACTATGAGATTGGGAGTGGTGATTCTTCCAGAAGGTTTTGGTTCCAAACACCTCCAGATATTGATCCAGATGCTTCTTACAAATTTGGAATTATTG GTGATCTTGGTCAAACATATAATTCCCTTTCAACAATTGAGCATTGTGGGCAGACTGATGCACATGCTATCTTATTTGTTGGCGATCTTTCTTATGCTGATAGATACGATTATAATGATGTTGGTATCCGCTGGGATTCATGGGGTCGTTTTGTTGAGCGTAGTGCAGCTTATCGTCCATGGATCTGGTCGGCTGGAAATCATGAGATAGAGTACTTTCCACATTTG cGGGAAGTAATTCCATTTCGAAATTATCTTCATAGATACCCCACACCTTATGTTGCTAGTGAGAGCAGTAGCCCACTTTGGTATGCCGTGAGACGGGCGTCTGCTCACGTAATTGTCCTGTCTAGCTACTCTCCATTTG TTAAATATACTCCTCAGTGGACGTGGCTTGCTCAAGAGTTGAAACATGTAGACAGGGAGAAGACTCCTTGGCTTATTGTCCTGATGCATGCTCCAATTTACAATAGCAATGCTGCTCATTTCATGGAGGGAGAAAGCATGAGAATTGTTTTTGAGAGCTGGTTTTGTCACTATAAAGTCGATGTTGTTTTTGCTGGTCATGTCCATGCCTACGAAAGATCG TACCGAATCTCAAACATTCAATACAATGTATCAACTGGAGCTTCCTACCCTGTGCCAGATAAATCGGCTCCTGTGTACATTACTGTTGGAGATGGAGGAAATCAGGAAGGTCTAGCTTTAAG ATTTAGAGATCCCCAACCAGATTATTCTGCTTTTCGGGAAGCCAGTTATGGACACTCCACCTTAGAGATAAAAAACAGAACACACGCACTTTACCACTGGAATCGGAATGATGATGGCAAAAGGGTGCCAACAGATTCATTTGTGCTACACAATCAGTACTG